Proteins co-encoded in one Aspergillus luchuensis IFO 4308 DNA, chromosome 6, nearly complete sequence genomic window:
- a CDS encoding arylsulfotransferase family protein (COG:S;~EggNog:ENOG410PHWY;~InterPro:IPR039535,IPR011047;~PFAM:PF05935,PF14269;~SECRETED:SignalP(1-19)), whose translation MRSPWPISASMMLLPLVAADWQFKSRPDLAPPKLNITIPAAADVEKGYLFVAPFAGIADGPGEMHGPRQASPYIFRDDGELVWSGYSYYSIWATNFQKARWNGKDVLFCFEGDHNPAYGHGHGHVTFLDQHYETIRELRAGNHKIMDKHEFHVINEETALIQIYQPVPMDLTPWGASAEQQWIVDAIIQELDIATGDVLFEWSSLDHVLPDEAILPINPGQAGAGYNSSDAWDYFHINSVDKDTDGNYLISARDACAVHKINGSSGEILWRLGGVKSDFELGPNVNFCFQHHARFVSKDGDSEIISLYDNSAHGTENGRGHEVHTHPFSQGKIIKVNTATWKASIVQAFQPPDGLLSKSQGGTQLLPNGNVLVNWGSEGALTEFRPDGTPILHAYMDSGFLGEGVENYRAFRYNLTGLPNETPAIVSLQNDEGTTLYVSWNGDTETKVWRFYSVVDEYGSREFLGDAKRTGFETALSLPGRVIHAVSAEAVDARGRVLTATAAVRTKAEVLPPKAASVGKHEHGAVQSQVQMGGPSHWEEYMILKLDRFSRG comes from the exons ATGCGCTCACCCTGGCCTATCTCAGCCTCCATGATGCTGCTACCACTGGTAGCAGCTGACTGGCAATTCAAGTCGCGCCCTGATCTGGCACCGCCCAAGCTGAATATTACCATCCCTGCAGCCGCAGATGTGGAGAAGGGGTACCTCTTCGTTGCTCCTTTTGCTGGTATCGCAGATGGCCCGGGAGAAATGCATGGCCCTCGCCAGGCATCTCCTTACATCTTTCGGGATGATGGCGAGCTAGTCTGGTCCGGATACTCCTACTACTCCATCTGGGCAACCAACTTTCAGAAAGCCCGATGGAACGGCAAGGATGTCCTATTCTGCTTCGAGGGTGACCATAATCCGGCTTATGGACATGGTCACGGCCATGTCACCTTCCTAGACCAGCACTATGAGACTATTCGTGAGCTGCGTGCTGGTAACCATAAGATTATGGACAAGCATGAGTTCCACGTGATCAATGAGGAGACGGCTTTGATACAAATCTACCAACCCGTGCCAATGGACCTCACTCCCTGGGGAGCCAGTGCGGAGCAACAGTGGATCGTGGATGCCATCATCCAAG AGCTTGATATTGCCACTGGTGATGTTCTGTTTGAGTGGTCCAGCTTGGATCATGTCCTTCCCGACG AGGcaatcctccccatcaaccCTGGCCAAGCAGGCGCTGGCTATAACTCTTCGGATGCATGGGACTACTTCCACATCAACTCCGTGGACAAAGACACTGACGGGAACTATCTTATCTCCGCCCGTGATGCCTGCGCCGTACACAAAATCaacggcagcagcggcgagATCCTCTGGCGTCTGGGAGGTGTCAAGTCCGACTTCGAACTAGGCCCAAACGTCAACTTCTGCTTCCAACACCACGCTCGATTCGTTTCCAAAGACGGTGACTCCGAGATCATCTCCCTGTATGATAACTCTGCTCACGGCACCGAGAACGGTCGCGGCCATGAAGTCCACACCCATCCATTCTCACAAGGAAAGATCATCAAAGTCAATACTGCCACCTGGAAAGCATCCATCGTCCAAGCCTTCCAACCACCCGATGGCCTATTGTCCAAGTCTCAAGGCGGCACCCAATTGCTACCCAACGGCAACGTCCTTGTGAACTGGGGCTCTGAGGGTGCATTGACTGAATTCCGCCCTGACGGCACTCCAATCCTACACGCCTACATGGACTCGGGCTTTCTGGGAGAAGGTGTCGAGAATTACCGTGCTTTTCGGTATAACTTAACTGGACTTCCTAATGAGACGCCGGCTATCGTATCTCTTCAGAATGACGAGGGTACGACCCTTTATGTCTCGTGGAACGGTGACACTGAGACAAAGGTCTGGCGCTTTTATAGCGTGGTTGATGAGTACGGCTCGCGCGAGTTCTTGGGCGATGCGAAGAGGACTGGCTTTGAGACTGCGCTGTCACTTCCAGGTCGTGTCATTCATGCAGTGTCTGCAGAGGCTGTTGATGCCAGGGGAAGGGTTTTGacagctactgctgctgtgaGAACTAAGGCCGAGGTGCTACCTCCGAAGGCAGCTTCGGTCGGAAAGCACGAGCATGGGGCAGTGCAGTCTCAAGTCCAAATGGGAGGTCCTAGCCACTGGGAGGAGTACATGATCTTGAAGTTGGATCGTTTCTCtcggggatga
- a CDS encoding alpha/beta hydrolase (COG:S;~EggNog:ENOG410PN0P;~InterPro:IPR000073,IPR029058;~PFAM:PF12697) → MSASKPVILLISGGWHVPTSYDKLTNLLKSSGHEVHVPELPSMNGARPPTADLETDTTAFREYALNLANAGKNVIVISHSYGGQVATNSLSDLAISNRSKQGLPGGVLHIVSLSSFTITEGRSMFDIVDQFGHASLMPVAFDFAEDGTCVDRDPKGLLVTPGPDESESEVEWYLGTLQRWNGKCMYQPITAERAAWRDIPVTCVLSTRDMTVPVDYQRWMVEVMKKEGAEVEAFELDSGHSVDFSKAKEVAEIVNNVVTRYEDK, encoded by the coding sequence ATGTCTGCCTCCAAGCCCGTGATTCTCCTCATCTCAGGAGGCTGGCACGTTCCCACCTCATACGACAAGCTCACCAACCTTCTCAAGTCATCCGGGCACGAAGTCCACGTCCCCGAGCTACCCTCAATGAACGGCGCGCGGCCCCCAACAGCCGATCTAGAAACCGACACAACTGCTTTTCGCGAATACGCATTGAACCTCGCCAACGCTGGCAAAAATGTCATTGTGATCTCTCATTCCTACGGCGGCCAAGTAGCTACCAATAGTCTTTCGGACCTAGCAATCTCAAACCGCAGCAAACAAGGCCTACCTGGTGGAGTACTTCATATTGTCTCACTCTCTTCGTTCACCATTACTGAAGGGCGAAGCATGTTTGACATCGTGGACCAATTCGGTCACGCGTCGTTGATGCCCGTGGCATTCGATTTCGCGGAGGATGGAACGTGCGTGGACCGCGATCCTAAGGGTCTGCTTGTTACGCCTGGTCCGGATGAGTCTGAGTCCGAGGTAGAATGGTATTTGGGGACCCTCCAGCGGTGGAATGGCAAGTGCATGTACCAGCCTATTACTGCCGAGCGAGCTGCTTGGAGGGATATTCCTGTAACATGTGTCTTGTCGACTAGGGATATGACTGTTCCTGTTGACTACCagaggtggatggtggaagtgatgaagaaggagggggcaGAGGTTGAGGCTTTTGAGCTGGATTCGGGCCATTCGGTTGATTTTAGTAAGGCGAAGGAAGTGGCTGAGATTGTGAACAACGTGGTGACTCGCTACGAAGACAAGTGA
- a CDS encoding NAD(P)-dependent alcohol dehydrogenase (COG:Q;~EggNog:ENOG410PVPB;~InterPro:IPR013154,IPR013149,IPR002328,IPR036291, IPR011032,IPR020843;~PFAM:PF00107,PF08240;~go_function: GO:0008270 - zinc ion binding [Evidence IEA];~go_function: GO:0016491 - oxidoreductase activity [Evidence IEA];~go_process: GO:0055114 - oxidation-reduction process [Evidence IEA]), with the protein MSVTYDVFRGSAEGRIVADKASSTLGHNEVFIETTHSGLCGTDEHYLKTNQVLGHEGIGIVKSLGPGVTSVKVGDRVGFGYTHSICTFCDNCATGWDQYCENQKQYGFHDFDNGTFSYGAVWDANCVYPIPDGYDSAYAAPLMCAGATVWTVLSEYGIRSTDRVAVMGIGGLGHVAIKLAAAMGCHVVVLSSSESKRQEAMDFGASEFHVFKSGDAVPEGFKPVKHLLLCGNAGVDYPSLIPLMATHGSIYPLTVAFEPAKVPMLGLVWRGVRIQGSLVASRQSIRSLLEFAARKKIYPTIMTFPLNKEGIEEAMQTLREGKMRYRGVLVRQ; encoded by the exons ATGAGCGTTACGTACGACGTGTTCCGTGGCTCTGCCGAGGGCCGCATTGTCGCTGACAAGGCTTCGTCCACCCTTGGACACAACGAGGTCTTCATTGAGACCACCCACTCTGGTCTTTGCGGCACAGATGAGCACTACCTCAAGACCAACCAGGTGCTCGGTCACGAGGGTATTGGAATCGTCAAGTCTCTTGGCCCCGGTGTTACCTCCGTGAAGGTCGGAGACCGTGTTGGATTCGGATACACCCACAGCATCTGCACTTTCTGTGACAACTGCGCTACTG GCTGGGATCAGTACTGCGAGAACCAGAAGCAGTACGGTTTCCATGACTTCGACAACGGAACCTTCAGCTACGGTGCCGTTTGGGACGCCAACTGCGTCTACCCCATTCCTGATGGCTACGACTCCGCGTATGCTGCTCCTCTCATGTGCGCCGGTGCTACTGTCTGGACTGTCTTGAGCGAGTATGGCATTCGTTCGACTGACCGCGTCGCCGTTATGGGCATTGGTGGTCTTGGTCACGTTGCCATCAAGCTGGCTGCTGCCATGGGCTGCCACGTCGTTGTCCTTTCCAGCTCTGAGTCCAAGCGCCAGGAAGCTATGGACTTTGGTGCTTCTGAGTTCCACGTTTTCAAGTCTGGTGATGCCGTTCCTGAGGGCTTCAAGCCCGTCAAGCACCTCTTGCTTTGCGGCAATGCTGGTGTTGATTACCCTTC CCTCATTCCTCTGATGGCCACCCACGGCAGCATCTACCCTCTGACCGTGGCTTTCGAGCCTGCCAAGGTGCCCATGCTCGGCCTCGTGTGGAGGGGTGTCCGCATCCAGGGTTCCCTGGTTGCTTCCCGCCAGAGCATCCGCAGCCTTCTCGAGTTCGCtgccaggaagaagatctaCCCCACCATCATGACCTTCCCCCTGAACAAGGAGGGTATTGAGGAGGCCATGCAGACCCTGCGCGAGGGCAAGATGAGATACCGTGGTGTGCTGGTTCGCCAGTAG
- a CDS encoding uncharacterized protein (COG:S;~EggNog:ENOG410PVHF;~InterPro:IPR029063), with protein MTLHSYDILSETPDHLRGVYDIVHVRNFSFVIRDLEAERVIGNVLQLLKPGGYLQWAEVDALSYRIEKTSPGCKDDALKELMRLGRGADDRTTPHWVPEIPYYYQQAKLEEVESDVKDAPPYMAVAKHECNLIVPEMLARTTQNSALSERFSRLIPEAMEETHGGAYWAFTRLTVVGRKASG; from the exons ATGACTCTACACTCATACGACATACTATCCGAGACGCCAGATCACCTCCGGGGTGTCTATGATATTGTTCACGTTCGCAACTTTTCCTTCGTAATAAGGGACTTGGAGGCTGAGAGGGTCATCGGGAACGTTTTACAACTACTGA AGCCTGGTGGCTACCTCCAATGGGCCGAAGTAGATGCCCTTTCGTATCGAATCGAGAAGACCAGCCCGGGCTGCAAAGACGACGCCCTTAAGGAACTCATGCGCTTAGGCAGGGGGGCAGATGACCGTACTACTCCTCACTGGGTTCCCGAGATTCCTTATTACTATCAGCAGGCAAagctggaagaggtggaaagTGACGTCAAAGATGCCCCGCCGTATATGGCCGTAGCAAAGCATGAATGCAACCTAATTGTTCCCGAGATGCTCGCCCGCACAACACAGAATTCGGCTCTAAGTGAGAGATTTTCGCGGCTTATACCCGAGGCTATGGAGGAAACACATGGAGGAGCGTACTGGGCCTTTACTCGGCTCACGGTGGTTGGTCGGAAGGCTAGTGGTTAG
- a CDS encoding uncharacterized protein (COG:S;~EggNog:ENOG410PK73;~InterPro:IPR008775;~PFAM:PF05721), with protein MMYRFPSGLARRTPRLTPTIQTSLKQFYHRCKQPTSHPRTIRPSKTELENNKLTPQNLESAIYSLFHDGLVIIENAIPHDPLDHLNTKMIQDAYTLQSRKENSPYNYNPGNIQQDPPPTREYFHKDIFLNPLAIQITSTALGPRPKWTFCSGNTAMPPTSTCPPTSQPVHTDADFDHPSHPFAYVINVPLITMTPENGSTEIWLGTHVDSGLHVQEGAHGTDRASGRIKVQEVEKRRAVRMPCQPVVPKGALVIRDLRLWHAGMGNRTEDVRVMLAMIQFAPWYRNRMELELAEELRPAVERETSLEVPVDWVSEEQALERYLNRGFGNEYDFSQGV; from the exons ATGATGTACAGATTCCCGTCTGGTCTCGCCCGTCGGACACCACGACTCACCCCGACAATACAAACCTCATTAAAGCAATTCTACCACCGTTGCAAGCAAccaacatcccatccacgTACCATAAGACCATCGAAGACCGAACTAGAAAATAACAAACTCACCCCACAAAATCTCGAAAGCGCCATTTACTCCCTCTTCCACGACGGCCTAGTCATCATCGAAAACGCCATTCCACACGACCCCCTCGACCACCTAAACACAAAAATGATCCAAGACGCCTACACCCTGCAATCCAGAAAAGAGAATAGCCCTTACAATTACAACCCAGGGAACATCCAACAAgatccacccccaacaagAGAATATTTTCACAAAGATATCTTCCTGA ACCCCCTCGCCATTCAAATTACCTCAACAGCCCTAGGTCCCCGTCCTAAATGGACCTTTTGCTCAGGTAATACTGCCATGCCACCAACCAGTACCTGTCCCCCCACTTCGCAGCCCGTACACACCGACGCGGATTTCGATCATCCATCGCATCCATTCGCCTACGTTATTAACGTCCCCTTGATTACTATGACTCCTGAAAACGGATCCACAGAGATCTGGCTTGGCACACACGTGGACTCGGGTCTGCATGTGCAGGAGGGAGCGCATGGCACTGATCGAGCTAGTGGGCGGATCAAGGTACAGGAGGTGGAGAAACGTCGCGCTGTGAGAATGCCCTGTCAGCCTGTTGTACCGAAGGGGGCGTTGGTGATTCGAGATTTGAGGCTTTGGCATGCGGGCATGGGGAATCGGACGGAAGATGTGAGGGTTATGTTGGCTATGA TTCAATTCGCGCCGTGGTATCGGAATAGGATGGAATTGGAGCTTGCGGAGGAGTTGAGGCCcgcggtggagagggagacgagCTTGGAGGTTCCAGTTGATTGGGTGTCGGAGGAGCAGGCATTGGAAAGGTATTTGAATCGGGGGTTTGGAAATGAGTATGATTTTAGTCAGGGGGTTTAG
- a CDS encoding uncharacterized protein (COG:G;~EggNog:ENOG410PFI5;~InterPro:IPR037524,IPR008979,IPR002772,IPR036881, IPR011658;~PFAM:PF01915,PF07691;~go_function: GO:0004553 - hydrolase activity, hydrolyzing O-glycosyl compounds [Evidence IEA];~go_process: GO:0005975 - carbohydrate metabolic process [Evidence IEA]) gives MFLETPNREQPVKRFTSVSWIEEEGGAFARSPSCWLGPRNALPFSATGMVITSALSSDRLLPHELLDRFREVLKFIQRARVLNLPENAPEEMLDTPETAAQLRRAAAESIVMLKNERDIFPFKYDKTTAVIGPNALFAAYCGGGSAALDPYHAISPLKGIHARVSQAKYALGAPGCTLLPPLSHLTKTKSGQPGFDMTVYLDSPGSPNRNAVDQSHVGRSEVFLMNYKNPHIEGYLYYADLSGTFTPDVTAEYEFSICVAGTVKLFIDGECIIDNASKQIHGDNFFGTGTVEEGRVTP, from the coding sequence ATGTTCTTGGAGACCCCAAACAGGGAGCAGCCGGTGAAGCGGTTTACCAGTGTTTCgtggattgaagaagaaggaggagcgtTCGCCCGAAGCCCTTCGTGCTGGCTTGGACCCAGAAATgccttgcccttctctgCTACGGGGATGGTGATCACTAGTGCTCTTAGCTCTGACAGACTTCTGCCACACGAGCTGCTCGATCGCTTTCGGGAAGTGCTGAAATTCATCCAACGCGCACGAGTCCTGAATCTTCCAGAGAATGCTCCTGAGGAGATGCTTGACACACCAGAGACAGCGGCCCAATTGCGGCGCGCTGCAGCAGAGAGCATTGTGATGCTGAAGAATGAGAGGGACATTTTCCCGTTTAAATATGACAAGACCACGGCTGTCATTGGTCCCAACGCGTTATTCGCTGCATAttgcggaggaggatcggCCGCTCTCGACCCTTATCATGCTATTAGTCCCTTGAAGGGTATTCACGCACGGGTGTCGCAGGCCAAGTATGCCCTCGGGGCTCCAGGGTGTACGCTTCTACCGCCCCTTTCGCACCTTACGAAGACAAAGTCAGGTCAACCGGGCTTCGACATGACAGTCTATCTTGACTCACCAGGGTCGCCAAACCGCAATGCAGTCGACCAGAGCCATGTCGGCCGATCTGAGGTCTTCTTGATGAATTACAAAAATCCTCATATCGAGGGCTACCTTTACTACGCCGATCTGAGTGGAACATTTACGCCTGATGTAACTGCGGAGTACGAATTTAGTATCTGTGTTGCTGGCACAGTCAAACTGTTTATTGATGGGGAGTGTATCATCGACAACGCGTCGAAGCAGATCCATGGGGACAATTTCTTTGGGACTGGCACagttgaagaagggagagTTACTCCTTGA
- a CDS encoding Hsp70 family protein (COG:S;~EggNog:ENOG410PJ95;~InterPro:IPR043129) — MTMERTRMIAVSVDCGTTHTSVAWIHPDSTNVRFIDTWPGTQTPSTRVPTRIAYSSKKRVLQNEAWGYMITEDHVTSSWVKLLLEPEVTEKIIADDNKQWKDSVGIFHRPGGRDPTSIIRDFLGRLRKYSETHIKRKCNDDDLGVLPFAYILTVPATWSEVAISSMKKAARAAGFRGIAGDDPLVLSEPEAALTTMLCDPLIPAGDGVVVCDCGGGTLDIGTYFIHPKEIGDYRTVSNYTDPSGGSTMIDREFYAVASEKLKLKKLRRSVFSPTGRLMSDFESAKRDFEGTIGQEIGDIQYPTSTGSHRFEFTNVDMLALQYPLIVTICDVLTAQINRAHDLIGRPVIKHVYVSGAAAHSVYLYNAIQRLFANSQITVYRHQTPEIAVAEGAARWARRNLLSVEQLDRHYGVESSGPPVGAMDLDNQEPRAPQGSPVSWVFKVGDQCSIGELRTATFTCRVFQDFPFAVINIYDAVPRPMAGQNNAIYGSKDFHFLIFVPRMK, encoded by the exons ATGACCATGGAACGTACTCGGATGATCGCTGTGTCCGTGGATTGCGGAACTACTCATACGA GTGTTGCATGGATTCATCCAGACTCTACGAATGTGAGATTTATCGACACTTGGCCCGGAACGCAGACCCCTTCGACGCGTGTCCCGACCCGCATCGCGTACAGTTCCAAGAAGCGAGTCCTCCAAAACGAGGCATGGGGATACATGATTACCGAAGATCATGTAACTTCTTCCTGGGTTAAGCTTCTGTTAGAACCTGAAGTAACGGAAAAGATCATCGCCGATGACAACAAGCAGTGGAAAGATTCTGTGGGAATTTTCCACCGGCCTGGAGGCAGGGACCCTACCAGTATCATTAGAGACTTCCTGGGCCGCCTCAGGAAGTATTCGGAAACTCACATTAAGAGAAAATGCAATGACGACGATCTTGGGGTATTGCCATTTGCATACATTCTGACTGTACCGGCGACATGGTCGGAAGTAGCTATAAGCTCCATGAAGAAAGCCGCCCGGGCAGCAGGTTTTCGCGGAATTGCTGGAGACGACCCTCTCGTCCTCTCTGAGCCAGAAGCAGCACTGACAACGATGTTATGTGATCCATTGATTCCG GCGGGAGATGGAGTCGTTGTCTGTGACTGTGGAGGTGGAACGCTT GATATTGGCACCTACTTCATCCACCCGAAAGAGATCGGGGACTACAGAACTGTAAGCAACTACACAG ATCCTTCGGGGGGTAGCACTATGATAGACCGGGAATTCTACGCTGTCGCGTCTGAAaagttgaagttgaagaagttgaggcGCTCAGTCTTTTCCCCAACTGGTCGTTTAATGAGCGATTTTGAGTCAGCCAAACGTGACTTCGAAGGCACCATCGGTCAAGAAATTGGGGATATACAATATCCTACATCGACAGGTTCTCACAGGTTCGAGTTCACAAA TGTCGATATGCTTGCCCTTCAGTATCCTCTCATAGTGACAATCTGCGATGTTCTGACAGCGCAGATTAATCGAGCACATGACTTGATTGGACGCCCAGTAATCAAG CACGTTTACGTATCCGGCGCGGCGGCACACTCTGTCTATCTTTATAACGCCATTCAAAGGCTTTTCGCGAACTCGCAGATAACGGTCTACCGACACCAAACGCC AGAGATTGCTGTAGCTGAAGGCGCTGCCCGCTGGGCGCGCAGGAACCTTCTTTCAGTTGAACAGCTCGACCGTCATTACGGTGTTGAGTCCTCTGGCCCTCCAGTTGGTGCCATGGACCTCGATAACCAAGAACCTCGAGCGCCTCAGGGGTCTCCCGTCTCTTGGGTTTTCAAAGTG GGGGACCAGTGCTCAATTGGCGAATTGCGAACCGCCACATTTACCTGCCGGGTGTTCCAAGATTTCCCTTTCGCAGTTATCAACATCTACGATGCAGTACCGAGGCCTATGGCCGGACAAAACAATGCGATATACGGTTCGAAGGACTTTCATTTCCTCATCTTTGTGCCCCGTATGAAATGA